The sequence GATGAAGGGAGGGAGCATCGCGCCGTGCTACAACAAGTTCCGGAAGGGGTGCTTTGCTCTGGCTCGAGGTGGTCTCGCTGACACTTTTTCTCTGACCTCTTCTTCTTTGCTTCTCAATTGCATTACCAGAACAAATTgaggagaaaaaaagaagagtgcggaaaaggaaaaaaaaacaattcgaacTTGTTCTCATGAATAAAGTTTCTTTTTGAAGTCCTCTTTTACGgtgatgaattttttttcagttttgtcagctgcttttcattttttgatccGCATGTacatttcattttgttttcttggaatttatcaaatattatatttttgaaaaatttcaaaatcacttCTTTTGCTAAAATAGTCTTTATACACGATCTaatacattcaaaaaaatgatgaaaaaaaaatttaaaaagtaatttttgatgtCTACCTAACTATGTTTCAACTATTTGAacattaacattttaaaagtacAAATGCGCAGGTACGCTGGTACGTGGTACGTGGACACAAACTCacacttttggaaattgttgcAATTCATCAAATCACTgactgaatattttcaaaagcctaaaacttttttgttgaatttattGTTATGTGAtccatttccaaatttttgaatgtctgAACTATCAAACACCACCTGTACAGTCTTGACTGCCACCAACACTTTGAATTCTATTTATAtaagtttagaatttttcacttGATCGTGTATTACAAAcagtggaaaaaaatattaaaaaaatatgtacaacttttcaaaaaattataattttttcatttcaagtaAAAACGCAGTGAAAAAGGTAAAGCGAGTTCAAACCCCTGAAATgttggaataaaaatattttaaatatagttACAACATAAAACAGAGAGAAACAGCTTTCCCCCGCTTTTAAcaataaatgaaaactttccaaaattgtttgaaacgttttattaCAATATTTAGTTATTTTAGCATCATAGGAATTGATTCTAATTACTATTCCAATGCTCCATCTTTAAACATACTTTAAGTATACTTAGTATCACGTGACCACAGGTGAAAAGCTTTAATTCCGACCACTACGCactgcaattttttctttcatgtAATTTTCCTTGCTTGTCCTTGCTCCCTGATTGCTacacgaaaatttcagatttcttcaACATTGGTAATTTCTTAGCATAGAAAACTAGACTCTCTATGAGCGCTTTTTcggatttcttcaaaaaagctCATGATGCTCTCAATGGAATTCGTGGTGAGtgaattcaatgtttttttcaatagtcGGATTATTTCCACATCGACAAGCCCAACACACAATCGTTCCAGGCGTGAACTCATTTTTTCTGGGTCGAGATGGCGACGTTgtatattccaaaaataacgTGTGCGTTCATGAAACCGACGCAAAAGCAGTGAGCAGAACATACTTTCATTCGTTGAATAACTGGAAATTGTGCTTTCAGGGAGAAGATGAAGCGCACTGTCCCGGATATCTTACTGTACACTGCCAATGTGATGAGTCCATGGGTCTCACACTGATTTTGCAGTGGTTGCCGAATTTGACGTTGCAAAAGAATCCACAAAGGTTTGCATAGTAGATGGACTATTgtgtttgagaaaaattgagtttcagCATAAGAAGTGTGTCACCACGTGGGAAGCAAAATCGAGATGAGGTAAAATTTAATAgattggtttttaaaaaagcttcTTCAAAAATAGGGTGAACACCAAAAATCATAACAACCCACTGACTCCACGTTTAAATGTGAGTAAATCAcctaaaatgaataaaaaaattacgagctaatttttatttaccataaatttaaaaaaaacttatatgtATTAAACTTATAAACATGTAAACGTTTTATTtaccaaattaaaattttcggaaattatgaatttgCACGGAAATTCATAAATGttcaaatccatttttcttacagttcaaaaaatttttaagttttttattcttattttagtatttttcccCATTTGTTTCTCTagtagttttttcaaaaatgttgtctCGTTTTCAGAATGGACAAGCCATGCCCGCTAAACCAGCAGATGAAGTCAAAGTTTCTCTACTCTCAGATGAAGAAAGTGtgagtttgtagtttttatcttccaaatttctttcaaagcctcaacatttttttagagtGTCTCACTTGACATTCAAATCGAAGAGTGCGGCACTGCAGTGCCTGTGAAACAGGTGAAACGACCAACAACTTTGGTACCTTATGGACAGGTGAAAGCCTTGTCactattttaacaattttaatttttttagcaagAAGATCATAGTTTTAATGATGCACTAGGCGTTCCATCAATTAATGTTATACCCCATACACCAATCAAACACGAGAACAATGAAATTCGCactgaaaatgcaaaagaTGAATCTGATAAAATGTCGCAATCCTCATTGTCTACGTCTTGCGCCGACGAAATGTCGGATAAGGAATTAAGCTCCTCGGAAGACGGGGATGATGATTGTGGTAACAAAAACTTGCTCGTTCCTGtatcatttcaaattttccagaaaagccAGATCCTGGGGTAGGGCTGGAGAAGATTTTGGAATCAACACAGATGTTCGATAAAACTCCAGAACAATTTGCACTAGAACACGATTTAATGCTCACTGACACAAAGAGCAATGACAGCGAAGAACAATCTCGAGGCCGTAAAAAAGCGGCAGGCACTACCAGTCTTTTCTCGGTCAATCTTGGTAATGGCACCGCTAATTATACACTTTCACTTTATGGTGTTTCAGGAAAAATGCGGAGCATGCGTGTGTTCTACTCGAACACGGAGTGCACATCCGGGCAATTAGTGATCGCCACTCTTGACTCGCATTACAAGGTTTGTGCCTTTTCCGTTTcaattcgtcatttttttgtttagatcCTTCATTTTCATCATGGTGGACTGGACAAACTCGCCTACATCTTTGAACAATGGTCGTCAATAAAGGCGCGAAGCGTGCAAGAAGTAATTAACAAAAACTGAAGTTCCATAAgggaaacaaataaattttcagggcTCTCCGTCAGCAATAGCCGATAAGCAGCTTATAATATGCCAGCCTGCAGTCACAAAAGTGGAAAAAGATCCAGAAGAGGGGTTATTTGAGAAGATAACTCTAAACACTTGGAGAAGTTATGAGAACAAATCGGGTGTTATAATAGACAGTGGCACTGTAAGGAAGGTTAGTTTCAGGGGCAggtgttgaaaattattcactCAAACAAAAAAGCCAATAAGAGTATATAGCCTGCGCAGCCGTTCGGTtaccaaaagtttaaaagtctGCCAATCAACATTTCTCCTTGTTAAAACTTATTGGTTGCAAAAAACCGGCAGAtactcaaatttccaattgttgGGAGCGAATAATGCCCAATAAAGAGCGAATAATGCCCGTaataaattgataatttgCACGTCAAAAACACTTgcatgaatttaaaattttatattctcaAGCTAGAAGTGTATTAACTTATAAATGTGTGTCGCTTAAAAATTTCGCTTgaagaaaactatgaaaagtaGCCCATTATGACATAATAttatatttgtgaaaaaaaaattatcaatttaaaGACAAAGTTTGAAGCTTCAGCAAGCTTCTCACGggatatcaatttgaaaatttctgaaaatgtgttaAACCTTGtggaagaaatcaaaaaaaaacttgccaaacttcataaaaaacgaaaattataAATCTATTACATTTAGCTCGGTCGtttgtattatattttttcaattttcaaaaaatcataaaatttagaCAAAGTAAATAATCacgtaaaaactttttttgagagaaaaaacaaacaaaacaaacgcattttctgtagaaaaaataataagtgTGAATTCAAATCATTTTAAACCTGAGTTGTATCCGTATTAACGGAATTATAGTcagttgtattttttctaattaatcACACGAATTCTCATCTTACAGCATATTTTCTTTGCCTCCATGGATGTAGAGATGCGTGAGAAAGTGTGGCCCTTTTTACTACGAGTCTACCCTTGGGAATCATCAGCAGATCAAagagaaaacattaaaaatgatttgttTCTCGAGTACCAAAATATTAGGAAGAGGCGTTATCGCGTCACTGAGAATGCTCAGGCTCGCTGGATTTCTATCGAGAACTCAATTGTGAAAGACGTTGTCCGGACAGATcgaaaaaatccgtttttcgCAGGCGACAACAATCCAAATAGTGAAATCATGAAGTAAGATGTTGGCGTAAATGTACAAGTgggattatatttttttagaaatattctTCTAAACTATGCGGTCATGTATCCAGATATAAATTATATTCAAGGAATGTCCGACCTTCTCGCACCACTTTTAAGCACCCTGAAGTAattaattttctcgaaaaatctaataatttacaattcataaactttttcagagaCGAAGTAGACTCATATTtctgcttcaaaaattttatgcaaCAAACCGTATTCTCGTCCACGCCACAGGGAAACGAAAACTT comes from Caenorhabditis elegans chromosome X and encodes:
- the tbc-16 gene encoding Rab-GAP TBC domain-containing protein (Confirmed by transcript evidence) — translated: MSAFSDFFKKAHDALNGIRGVNSFFLGRDGDVVYSKNNVCVHETDAKAGEDEAHCPGYLTVHCQCDESMGLTLILQWLPNLTLQKNPQSIRSVSPRGKQNRDENGQAMPAKPADEVKVSLLSDEESSVSLDIQIEECGTAVPVKQVKRPTTLVPYGQQEDHSFNDALGVPSINVIPHTPIKHENNEIRTENAKDESDKMSQSSLSTSCADEMSDKELSSSEDGDDDCEKPDPGVGLEKILESTQMFDKTPEQFALEHDLMLTDTKSNDSEEQSRGRKKAAGTTSLFSVNLGKMRSMRVFYSNTECTSGQLVIATLDSHYKILHFHHGGLDKLAYIFEQWSSIKARSVQEGSPSAIADKQLIICQPAVTKVEKDPEEGLFEKITLNTWRSYENKSGVIIDSGTVRKHIFFASMDVEMREKVWPFLLRVYPWESSADQRENIKNDLFLEYQNIRKRRYRVTENAQARWISIENSIVKDVVRTDRKNPFFAGDNNPNSEIMKNILLNYAVMYPDINYIQGMSDLLAPLLSTLKDEVDSYFCFKNFMQQTVFSSTPQGNENLMETNLTYLRNMLRMFVPDFYEHLEKQRPDAMQLMFVHRWILLCFKREFPENYALHIWECCWAHYRTNYFHLFVCVAIVSIYGKDVLTQDLPHDEILLFFASLANHMDATLVLQKARGLLFEFTRMEKIPCVLEGLCSAEMEQWNSHKSYRNFYCNQSHIDKESCPYQ